The Manihot esculenta cultivar AM560-2 chromosome 17, M.esculenta_v8, whole genome shotgun sequence genome contains the following window.
taattttaacgcTCTTATTTTAAGCTAATACTCATTGTTATTCTATGATGAGCAAGACATTCTTCAAACAAGGTTTTCTTGTTCAGAGGGCAGTGCACATGGTATAGATAACTTTGTAATTAACCAAAGAATTGATAAATCTCTAAACCTTTTCCCTTCTGCCAGAACTTCCTCAGCATATAAAAGTGCAGCCCACCCCTTCATCATTTTAAAATCAATTGACTCAAGAAATTTCACAACGCCCTccagttttaattaattttttattattctcacCAGAAAAAGGGAGCCGGGACCAAGTTGACGTATATATATGTACAAGACTTGAACAATCTTCTTCGTAAGTTGCAGTCATAACTAGGCGGTCTCCCCCAACTAGCTATAGATGGGCTGGAGTTTCTGCAAAGCCCAATGTTGGATCTGCCCAGCTCTTCAGAATTCGCATATATGCTATTCACGAACTGCACGGAAACCTTTATACCTTGTGTACAGAGCCAAAATATATTGTTGTAGGAAGAATTACGTATCTCGGAAACCTTTATACCTTGTGTACAGAGCCAAAATATATTGTTGTAGGAAGAATTACGTATCTCTTCTCATTTAAGTAAACTATCTGAAATACTAAAACAGACTGTGCTTGATATGCCATGCAATTAGTTTTAGTAAGCTATACGTCCTAGAGAATATCATGTATATAAACAATGGCAATATTCTTTTCTTCTCCATGCAGAGCAAGACATCCCTTTTCTCCTTTCCACCCACCTTCTTCACTACTTAATACAAACAAATCCAACCAACGCTTCTGTTCATAGAAATTTCTTTGGAAATTCTTCCCCCGCAATTTTGGAAATGAACACCCCTAGCAGACTACCTCTTCGCTCCGGCCAAGAAGCTCCGGGCATCAAGCGCCAACACACCGCACGCTACTATGCCCACCGGGTTCGCGAAAGCCTCACCACCCGTGTCTCCAAGCTTATATGTGCCATTTTCTTGATCATTCTTTTCGTTTTAGGCATTGTTGCTTTCATTCTATGGCTTAGCTTACGCCCACATCGGCCCCGGATCTACATCCACGATTTTTCGATTCCGGGTTTGGGTCAAGCCAATGGGTTTGAGAATGCTGAGATAATCTTCAACGTGACAGCCCGGAATTCCAACCAGCATATTGGATTTTATTATGACAATGTGGTGGGTTCAGTTTATTACAAAGATCAACGGATCGGAGATACACCGTTATTGAACCCGTTTTATCAAGAAGCCAAGAATACTACAATCATGTACGGGGTGTTAAGTGGGGCCACCTTGACTGTCAATAGCCACCGTTGGATGGAGTTCTTGAATGATCGGTCTAAAGGGACGGTGATTTTTCGTTTAGATGTAACATCAAACATTCGTTTTAAGGTGTCCTCGTGGTCTAGTAAACGCCATCGAATGCATGCCAATTGTGATGTAGGGGTGGATCCTAATGGATCAATCCTGGCAAGTTATAAGAATAAGAGGTGTCCTGTTTATTTTACTTGACATACTATTGCTATtatgttttctatttttttcaatttttttaaaaaattatgttccataattttcatatttatcaattaatttgtaattgttttaatgatttataattttattgtgcaattatatattaaattatttatctatCTGTTTCAAAAGAAGTATCCTTAAATCCAATAATGATAGGAAAAGAAGAGAGGCCATATGATGGACTGTAACAATTGCCTTATAGTAGAGACATATCCTTCATTTTGTAACATATATTAGTCATAtatcttttattaaataaagaatTAAAGTTCCAGATTAAAAAAAGCCTCAAGTGATCTTTCTGGCAATCTTTTGCTCTGCTAACTAATTTTTTTGGTTACAAACGAGACAAAACTGCTATAAATTGCTTAATGGTTAGTTggttttaattaagaaatctcTTAGAGACTCAAAAGGCACCAAGACACCAAAGGCTGCCTTTCTGTCTATCTCTGGTTTCTTCAAGGTTCTCATCGTGTTAGGTTCCATCTCTATTCTAATATGGATATGTTTAACCCCTAAAGCTCCTCATTACCCAATCACCAGCGTTATTATTCCACTTTTACAGGGAAGAAATTCAACACTTCACCACCAAAGAATCACTCCAAACGCCTCTATTATCCTCTGGCTCCAAATTTTGAATCCCAACCAAGGGCTAGGCGTCTACTGTGATGACATCCACGTAGCGTTGCATTATAATGATTCTGTTATCGGCAACACGTCCTTGCATGGTTTTTACCAATATTTCATGGCGAGTTCCAGTGAGTCCAACCCATCAGTTTTGGTTTTGGAGAACAACCAGCAGGGTTATGGATAGGAGAATTAGTTTAGAAACTGCTGTCAAATTTAAGTACAACGTATTCAGAACTGAGACAAAGCATCATCAAATAGATGTGGAGGCTTCTCTGCCCATTAGTTTGGATGAAAAGATTCTCAGAAACTTGAATGCAAACCTACAGAATCGTTTCAAAGCCAGGCCCACAAGCAAAGGGAACTAAAGTTTAGTTTCTTATTAAAcagtataatttttcttttcgtTTTTGTTTTCCTAATCAGAAGGTTTATACAAGGCAATAAGACCATAGAAAAATTGAGTTTGTTGGAATTTATTCCTTGTGTTTCGGCTGTTGCGTCACAGAAGCAAATATAACACTATGAAGAAAAGCATATTTCTCCTTGCACTTGAAACTTTGATAACATTAGCTTTTATCCTTCAACGGACTGTATAAAGCTTATCTTTCTTCGCACTCAAAGCATTCATGCTAAAGTGAACGTTACATACTTCAAAATAAACCTCTCTTAACATTTCAAAGATAATAACCAAAATGTGTATAGCCAAAAGTTTCTGTTTATGGCTTCTACAAATTGTAGGCCTCTTAGGTCTCCTTGCTCTTTGTTTATGGCTAATTATGCGTCCAAAAGATCCTATCTTCACCATTGTAGAGTTCTCTGTCCCATCAATATCTAGCCAGAATTCTTCTGCAGCTGGGGATGCGTATAACGATGACACCCTCAGTTTTACCCTCGAAATTAGCAATCCAAACAAGGACTCCAGAATCTACTATAATGACATTGTTTTGATCTTTTATTTTGGGCAGGATACAGTGGGGAAGAAAAATATTTCATCTTTCCATCAAGAAAAGGGTAAAAATTTTCAAGAAAGGAACCATGTGGATGCTGAGGATCAGAAGGTAAAGAGAGCTCTTGCGGAAGCAATTTCAAATGGGCATGCAGAATTGAAGGTTGAGTTATCAACTGTGATTCAATATAAAACTTGGGGAATTAGGAGTAAGCACCATGGAGTGAACAAGCAAGCTACTATTCCAGTTGGTTCAGATGGGAAGATATctggtaagaagaagaagattaaACTTCATAACGCATCCAAGATATTCAATTTaaggaataaaaaatttctttgaGATATTTGCTTAATAGGACTAATGAAGAATCAATCACGaactcctttctttttttttttttttggaatgaaacaaaaaaattcACACCATGCTAGTTATAGAGGTTTGTGTAATAATATGTTCGGTTAATGAAACACATTTGATACGAAATAAGCATATAATCTGATGAAGTCCTAAATTTTCCATGTAATTTCAGCTTAATTAGGTATGATTCAGCACTCTAATTGTCGGCTTTTGGTTTTTCTCTGAGTCTTTTTCTTTAGGTATCTTTCTGCCAGTCAAGTTTAAAGTCAATAATCCACTGAGACAAGTTACAAATTAAAACCAAGAATTAATGACAGCATTCGTATTAAATCCTTACtccttttactttttctttttgataagGAACCTTTaatcatataaattaaaattggaaGAAACATACCACAACCACATTAATATTTCCATAACATTGCATGGTATAGTATTAATTAATCTCACTCGAGATTTTCCAATACATCATGTGTGGAATGCTCATCCCACGTCGGTAAGTGTTGGACTATGTTTGATACTGTTTTCAATACATCAAATCCTCCAAGGTTTGATAATGTTTTCAAGGTGGAATGAGGAGCAATCCCCTTTccattctctctctattttttgtgTTAGAGATAATTATATTGAAGTCTTAAAGGTTGAAAATACAACCTAATCTGGACTATAAGTAACCTAATTGCCCAACCTGGTAAGTCTAGACATTGTCCCAGAGTCTGCCGCCTCAAAGGAAGAACGGTCCGCTAGTAACTAGGTAGGAAGCCATCTCCAGAAAGATCTTTAGCTATGGATGCTGAAAATTAGAACTAAGAGTTGGAAAGCCAAAGAGAGATGGAGCTAGACAAATTGAGAAGGTACATAGAGAAGAAGCAATAGAAAATGCTCAAATCAAACCAAATAATGAGAAGTGGAGGAGGTAAAGGCTTCGGCGAATTCACTTGCGCCTTTTGGACTAGCTTGATCTAATGAGCTACCTTAAGAAATCATGTTATTTCCACTCTCACTGAAGCAATAGTCTAGATCTAAACTCTCCTTATTACTTAAAAGAAAACTCCTGAGAATGGAGAGGAGAAGAGGAGTCATGTCTCGGAGGGGATTCTAGAAGCCAGAGGGAGGCAACAGATAATAGAGCTGATGTGAGAAGCCCTAAATTGACCTCTTATCCCAAAACCCAAAAACTATAACACTATCCCTTTAAGTTGAAAACTTCTCTTGATGTTCACATAGTATAAAAATCTACATGCATAAAGAAAacattaagtaaaaaaaaaaaaacaacacaaAGGCAGACCAGACAGATTACTCTCTGAAGACTAGTTGAAGGTTGTCCAAACACGCAACTAGAAAAAAGCTATATATACCACTAGACAGTTGAGAGAGTAACCCACAAACCGATAGAGAAAAATTGGCATTTGCCCCTTTTCCCATTCAAGCATACATGAACTCAACACAATACAAAAGTGGATTTTTTTTCTCCTATAAGGATCTATTGGTTTTGTCTTTCTATTACAGGACAACACATTCAAATCATTGTGATTTGGTAGGTCAAATTAAGCCAAGTTGATTTATGATTTTGGAAAAAAAAGATTGCCAACTTTACATTTCCGAGGATAACTATAGAAACATAATATTGGGAGACGAAATGTTTATCAAATTGTAATTACTTTAAtgtatattgtaaaaaaaatgaAGATTAAAGGGTATatgcaaatttcaaatttataaaatccCTCTTTtccatcttaaaaatattaattgttcttaggatataataaataaatgaagatAAAGTCATAGATGCTTATATATAGCCCTATTATTTATTATCCTATtagtttgttttgtttttctataATTTCCATTTGAATGTCTAGATAATGACACGTTATCCTCAATccatttcataaaatttttcctttttcttaaaattaaaaaaaaaaatcatttccacTAAATCCAGTTTAAAAGGAAACTAACAATTATGTAATTTCCAAACATAAAAAACGTGATGATGGATCCAACCAAGCAAGTTAATGGTGTAATTTATTATAATGCATATCCTCTAAACATTTTATACAATTTTCGTATCTCTTTTTAATAGCAATTTAGATTCATCCTTTTCCCATTTCATCAAAATTCTTCTAACTCTAtcccaaaatgaaattttaacttTACTAAAAAGGACCAAATGAAAAGTTTCCCATTAAAATCCGATTAATAAGGAAGATAATCATATGTAAATAATTTCAAATGAGGAATAGTGGTGATGGATCCAATACAGCAAGCGAATCGTAATAAATATGAAGAGATATGCATTGACACATTCCTTAAAATGCTTCATGCATTATGAATTTTACCAACTACATATAATCCTTGACtcct
Protein-coding sequences here:
- the LOC110605629 gene encoding NDR1/HIN1-like protein 26; amino-acid sequence: MNTPSRLPLRSGQEAPGIKRQHTARYYAHRVRESLTTRVSKLICAIFLIILFVLGIVAFILWLSLRPHRPRIYIHDFSIPGLGQANGFENAEIIFNVTARNSNQHIGFYYDNVVGSVYYKDQRIGDTPLLNPFYQEAKNTTIMYGVLSGATLTVNSHRWMEFLNDRSKGTVIFRLDVTSNIRFKVSSWSSKRHRMHANCDVGVDPNGSILASYKNKRCPVYFT
- the LOC110605658 gene encoding protein NDR1 — its product is MCIAKSFCLWLLQIVGLLGLLALCLWLIMRPKDPIFTIVEFSVPSISSQNSSAAGDAYNDDTLSFTLEISNPNKDSRIYYNDIVLIFYFGQDTVGKKNISSFHQEKGKNFQERNHVDAEDQKVKRALAEAISNGHAELKVELSTVIQYKTWGIRSKHHGVNKQATIPVGSDGKISGKKKKIKLHNASKIFNLRNKKFL